GATCCCTCGTGAAGAGGTCAGCCGATTTATCATATTGCCCAAAGAAGACGACGAAAGCATGCAACGCGTGGTAATGCTTGATGATATCGTGCATTACTTTTTAGACGATATCTTTAACGGTATTTTCGAATACGAAGACATGGACGCTTATTCCGTTAAGTTAACCCGCGATGCGGAATATGACTTAAATGACGAGCTTGATCAAAGCTTGCTAGACAAAATGTCAAAGGGCTTAAAACAAAGGCTAAACGCAGCACCTGCTCGTTTGGGCTTTGACCGACATATGCCGGAATACATGGTTAAGTTTCTGCGCAAAGCACTGAAAATTAAAGATGAAAACAACCTAGTACCCGGTGTACGTTATCGCCATTTTAAAGACTTTATCGGCTTTCCTAACTTGGGTGATGAAACGCTCGAAAAGCAAGAGATAACGGCATTAGACTCTGAGCGTTTCTCAGCTTTCAATAATGTGTTTGATGCCATCAGCCATCAAGATGTACTGGTGTATTACCCTTACTATAAGTTTAGGCACTTTACGGAATTTGTGCGCCAAGCATCTTACGACCCTTCGGTCAGGCACATTAAAATTAATATCTATCGCGTTGCCAAAAACTCTGAAATTTTAAACTCGCTGATGGAAGCGGTGAAAAACGGCAAACAAGTGACAGTGGTTGTTGAGCTGCGCGCCCGTTTTGATGAAGAAGCCAATATCGAGTGGGCGATGCGAATGAAGGATGCGGGCATTCACGTTGAATTCGGTATCGAGTCACTCAAAGTGCACGCCAAGCTTTGTATCGTGTCCAGAGTAGAAAACGAACGCCTTGTTCGCTACGCTCATATTGGCACAGGCAATTTTCACGAGAAAAACGCGCGTATTTATACCGACTACTCGTTGTTTACCAAACACAAAGAGATCACCCAAGAAGTAGACAATGTTTTCTCTTTTATTGCCCACAGTTATAAGCGTTTTCGCTTTAATCACTTGATAGTGTCACCACTAACATCACGTCGTCGCTTTTATCAGCTTATCGACAATGAGATTGCCCAAGCCGAACAAGGCCATAAAGCGCAAATTACGATCAAGATTAATAACCTTGTCGATAAAGGGTTGATAGACCGCTTATACCGCGCCAGTAGCGCAGGCGTAAAAGTTCGTATGATAGTGCGCGGTATGTGTACGCTAATTCCGCAAAAGGCGGGTGTGAGTGACAATATCGAAGTGATTTCCATTGTCGATCAGTTTTTAGAGCATCCACGGGTATTAATGTTCCACAACAATGGCGAGAACAACCTGTTTATCAGCTCAGGTGATTGGATGGAGCGCAATATCGATCAACGTGTGGAAGTCGGCTGCCCAGTCTATGATGAAACCTTAAAGCAACGCATTATTGATATGCTAGAACTTCAGCTTAGTGATAACCAAAAAGCGCGCATCATTAACCAAGCACAAGACAATCAATACGTGAAACAAGGTAAACGTGAAGCCGTCCGTTCACAAATGGCAATATATGATTACTTGCAAGCACAAGAACGCCTTGATAAAAAGGCGCTGAAAAATTTGGAGTAGCCTGAATGACCATAGCAAATGACAAACAATTAGCGTCTGATATTAATGCCCAAAGTATCAACAGTGCCAACAATGATAATTATCATATCGGCGCATTAGATATTGGCTCCAATAGCTTTCATTTTGTCTTTGCTCGCGTCGTTAATGACAACTTGCAAATTTTGCACTCAGAAAAGTATCGCGTGCGTTTGGCACAAGGGCTTGACCACGATGGCATTCTTGATCAGGCGGCAATAGAGCGCGGCGTCAAAGCACTAAGCGATTTGGCACCGTTAACTGAAAAACTGTCACCAGAAAACTTTCGGGTTGTTGCCACGTTTACCCTGCGACAAGCGCGCAATGCTCAGGCTTTTCTAGATGCTGCCGCACAAGTGTTTCCGTTCGACATTGAGGTCATCTCTGGCCATGAAGAGGCGCGTTTAATTTATCAAGGCGTTGCTCATTACCTACCGCCAGCAACCCAGCGTTTAATCATCGATATCGGTGGTGGCAGCACGGAATGTGTGATTGGCAAAGATTTACAAACGTCACAGCTCACCAGCCTGAACATTGGCTGTGTCAGCTTTTCACGCTTTTACTTTGCCAATGGCGAGAT
The nucleotide sequence above comes from Thalassotalea euphylliae. Encoded proteins:
- the ppk1 gene encoding polyphosphate kinase 1, producing MNDSRIYFDKELSWLSFNERVLQEAADPNVPLIERIRFLGIYSSNLDEFFRVRVANIRRKLIVTQATTTDSSSQLNEDQALLDEIIVKVKQLTDKFQPIAAEAFEQLQNHNIELLFNDEKSKIFKKQLSKNQKTWLKTFFEHQVVRHITPIIISSNTHLVNCLDDDGIYLLVALKQGSNLQYALIEIPREEVSRFIILPKEDDESMQRVVMLDDIVHYFLDDIFNGIFEYEDMDAYSVKLTRDAEYDLNDELDQSLLDKMSKGLKQRLNAAPARLGFDRHMPEYMVKFLRKALKIKDENNLVPGVRYRHFKDFIGFPNLGDETLEKQEITALDSERFSAFNNVFDAISHQDVLVYYPYYKFRHFTEFVRQASYDPSVRHIKINIYRVAKNSEILNSLMEAVKNGKQVTVVVELRARFDEEANIEWAMRMKDAGIHVEFGIESLKVHAKLCIVSRVENERLVRYAHIGTGNFHEKNARIYTDYSLFTKHKEITQEVDNVFSFIAHSYKRFRFNHLIVSPLTSRRRFYQLIDNEIAQAEQGHKAQITIKINNLVDKGLIDRLYRASSAGVKVRMIVRGMCTLIPQKAGVSDNIEVISIVDQFLEHPRVLMFHNNGENNLFISSGDWMERNIDQRVEVGCPVYDETLKQRIIDMLELQLSDNQKARIINQAQDNQYVKQGKREAVRSQMAIYDYLQAQERLDKKALKNLE